The Fortiea contorta PCC 7126 genome has a segment encoding these proteins:
- a CDS encoding inorganic diphosphatase — MDLSRVPAQPKPGLINVLIEIVGGSQNKYEYDKDLQAFALDRVLYSSVKYPYDYGFIPNTLADDGDPLDGMVIIDEPTFPGCIIAARPIGFLEMIDGGDRDEKILAVPDKDPRYAQVKSLKDIAPHRLEEIAEFFRSYKNLEKKVTQILGWQDVDQVKALVDKSIKAV, encoded by the coding sequence GTGGACTTATCCCGCGTACCAGCCCAACCAAAACCAGGTTTAATCAACGTTCTGATTGAAATCGTTGGTGGAAGCCAAAATAAATATGAGTACGACAAAGACTTACAAGCCTTTGCCCTAGATCGAGTGCTTTATTCTTCGGTAAAATACCCTTATGATTATGGGTTTATACCCAACACCCTAGCTGATGATGGCGACCCATTAGATGGTATGGTGATCATTGATGAACCCACCTTCCCAGGCTGCATCATTGCCGCGCGACCAATTGGCTTTCTAGAGATGATTGACGGCGGCGATCGCGACGAAAAAATTCTCGCTGTACCTGACAAAGATCCACGCTACGCCCAAGTAAAATCCTTGAAGGACATAGCACCCCACCGTTTAGAAGAAATTGCTGAATTTTTCCGCAGTTATAAAAATCTGGAAAAAAAGGTAACTCAAATTCTCGGATGGCAAGATGTTGACCAAGTAAAAGCATTGGTAGACAAGTCCATCAAAGCTGTTTAA
- the panD gene encoding aspartate 1-decarboxylase: protein MQRTILLAKIHNCTLTGANLDYVGSISIDQILLEKSGILPYEQVQIVNKSNGERFITYAIPAPANSGVIELNGAAARLGIMGDRLIIMTYGQFTPEELKNYSPTVVIVDEKNRLLEVRHYDDLLNKV, encoded by the coding sequence ATGCAACGTACTATCCTTTTGGCAAAAATTCATAACTGCACCCTCACTGGCGCAAATCTGGACTATGTGGGTAGTATCAGCATCGATCAAATCCTGTTAGAAAAATCTGGTATCTTACCCTACGAGCAGGTACAGATAGTAAATAAAAGCAATGGTGAGCGTTTTATTACCTACGCAATACCGGCTCCAGCTAATTCCGGAGTGATAGAGTTAAATGGGGCTGCCGCACGTCTAGGCATTATGGGCGATCGCCTGATTATAATGACTTACGGGCAGTTCACTCCAGAAGAGTTAAAAAATTACTCTCCTACGGTTGTCATAGTAGACGAAAAAAACCGACTCTTGGAAGTGCGGCACTACGATGACCTGCTCAATAAGGTCTAA